The Deltaproteobacteria bacterium genome includes a window with the following:
- a CDS encoding cupin-like domain-containing protein: MNANPKTASPSQPQSAFNFDPAEFGRKYNRAPFLFRHNLVDHPLLQLPKLAELALRMDPQHILHRSGRVPPDTNFDHAHELHPARTSLAYTLEHIAESGSAVTINTPELDAEYKPFIASLYEEVRQATEPIDPGITYTAAYIFIAAPGSLTPYHMDREMNFLIHLRGKKVAQLWDPADPAVMSPEDVDQLFARFDIPRPGYRPELDAKAMTFDLLPGQGVHHPFIAPHLVRTTTELAISLAVTFRTRASDRIAQLHNVNHRLRKLGLAPRAVGTDPRADAAKLAAYHLGQPVLGAAWRLARRLGVR; encoded by the coding sequence ATGAACGCCAACCCCAAGACCGCTTCGCCTTCGCAGCCCCAGTCGGCCTTCAACTTCGACCCCGCCGAGTTCGGGCGGAAGTACAACCGGGCGCCGTTCCTGTTCCGCCACAACCTGGTGGACCACCCCCTGCTGCAGCTCCCCAAGCTGGCGGAGCTCGCGCTGCGCATGGACCCGCAGCACATCCTCCACCGCAGCGGGCGCGTGCCGCCCGACACCAACTTCGATCACGCGCACGAGCTCCACCCGGCGCGCACCTCGCTGGCGTACACGCTCGAGCACATCGCCGAGAGCGGCTCGGCGGTGACCATCAACACGCCCGAGCTCGACGCGGAGTACAAGCCGTTCATCGCCTCGCTCTACGAGGAGGTGCGGCAGGCCACCGAGCCCATCGATCCCGGCATCACCTACACCGCGGCGTACATCTTCATCGCCGCGCCGGGCTCGCTCACGCCGTACCACATGGATCGGGAGATGAACTTCCTCATCCACCTGCGCGGCAAGAAGGTGGCGCAGCTCTGGGATCCCGCCGATCCCGCGGTGATGTCGCCCGAGGACGTGGACCAGCTCTTCGCGCGCTTCGACATTCCGCGGCCGGGCTACCGGCCCGAGCTCGACGCCAAGGCCATGACCTTCGACCTCTTGCCGGGGCAGGGCGTGCACCACCCGTTCATCGCGCCGCACCTCGTGCGAACCACCACCGAGCTCGCCATCTCGCTCGCGGTGACGTTCCGCACCCGCGCGTCGGACCGCATCGCGCAGCTCCACAACGTGAACCACCGGCTGCGCAAGCTGGGCCTCGCGCCGCGCGCGGTGGGCACGGATCCGCGCGCCGACGCCGCCAAGCTCGCGGCCTATCACCTGGGCCAGCCGGTGCTCGGGGCGGCCTGGCGGCTCGCGCGACGGCTCGGCGTGCGCTGA